The nucleotide sequence AGTCAAGGGCCGCAACCTGTCCGAAGGCATCCCGCGCTCGTTCACCATTTCCAGCAACGAGATTCTCGAAGCGCTGACCGATCCGCTGAACAACATCGTCTCGGCCGTGAAGAACGCGCTGGAACAGACACCGCCGGAACTGGGCGCCGACATCGCCGAAAAAGGCATGATGCTGACGGGCGGCGGCGCACTGCTGCGCGACCTGGACCGCCTGCTGATGGAGGAAACCGGCCTGCCGGTGCTGGTGGCCGAGGACCCGCTCACCTGCGTGGTGCGTGGTTCCGGGATGGCCCTGGAGCGTATGGACAAGCTCGGCTCGATCTTCTCCTACGAATAATCTGACAGAAGGGCCGGAAACCAACTCCGGCCTTTTTTTGGTTTTGGCGCCGGTGTTCGACCGGGCCTTGCACGTTGGCGCACTGCGCCTGATTATTGGATGTCATGGAATACAGTCCTCCGCCACTTTTCAAACAAGGCGCCTCCGCCCGCGTCAAGATGATGGTGTTCGCCGGCATTTCTATCGCCCTGTTGCTGGTCGATTCGCGCATGCACGCCTTGACAGCCGTGCGCCAGGCAGTCGGCACCGTGCTGTATCCGGTGCAGATGGCAGCCCTGGTGCCGCGCGATGTGGCGCTTGGCGTCGGCAACTACTTTTCTTCGCTGTCTTCCCTGGAAAAACAGGTGCGCGACCTGAAGCACGAACAAATCGCTTCGGCGCAGATCATGCAGCAGGCGCAGCTCAATATCGTTGAAAACAACCATTTGCGCAAATTGATGGAGGCGCGCGAAAGAGTCCCCGTCAAGACCCTGATGGCTGAAGTGCTGTATGACACGCGCGATTCTGCCACGCGCAAGATCGTGCTGGACAGGGGCATCCAGAATGGCGTCGAACTGGGCCGCCCCGTGATCGACAACCTGGGCGTGGTGGGACAAGTCACGCGCGTGTTCCCGTTCACCTCGGAAGTGACCTTGCTGACCGATGAAGAACAAGCCATTCCCGTGCAGCTGCTGCGCAATGGCGTGCGCAGCGTGGCCATCGGTCGCGGCAAATCCGGCACCATGGAGCTGCGTTTTACAGCGCCCACCGCCGATATCCAGATCGGTGACATCGTCATTACCTCTGGCCTCGACGGCCTGTACCCGGCCGGCCTGGCAGTGGCGCGCGTGACACTGGTCGAGCGCAACGCGCATGGCCCGTTTGGCCGCGTCGTGTGCCAGCCGCTGGCCGGCATCGAACGCAACACCCAACTGCTTATCTTGATGACGTCGCCCGAGATGCCCGCCCGCCCGCCGACCGAAGAAGTCAAGACGGGCCGCAAGATTGCCGGCAAGATGGCGCCGATCAAGGACCCTGTCAAGGAGGCTGCCGCCGGCGGGGCGGCGACAGCGCCGGCCACCGCACCGGCCACACCGGCCGCGAAGCCGTCCGCTAGCCCGGTTCCGAAACCGGCGGCGCCGGCCGCTGCCACAACACCTGCTGCCGTGCCACCGAAGGAAGCGACACGATGAACCGCCCGCATTACATCCTGCTGCCGGTCAGCCCCCTGTTCATCGGATTTTCCCTGCTGTGCGCTTTTCTGCTGAACCTGCTGCCATGGGGGCAGTTTGTCGGCGTGCCCGATTTCGTCGCCCTGGTGCTGGTCTTCTGGGGCATCCACCAGCCGCGCAAGGTCGGCATCGGCGTGGCGTTCTTCATGGGTTTGATGATGGACGTGCACGACTCGACCCTGCTGGGTGAGAATGCGCTGGCCTACACCTTGCTGTCCTACTTCGCCATCATGATGCACCGCCGCGTGCTGTGGTTCCCCATCCTGACGCAGGCGCTGCACGTGCTGCCGCTGCTGCTGCTGACGCAGGCGCTGCAATTGCTGACGCGCCTGATCGTCTCGGGCCGTTTCCCCGGATGGCTCAATTTCATCGAGAGCTTCGTCGCCGTGGCCCTGTGGCCCTTCGTCACGTGGATCTTGCTGGCGCCGCAGCGCCGCGCCGTGGACCGCGACCACAACCGGCCGATTTGACGGGCGCCTGCCATGACTGAACTTAAGAATACCGAGCGCGAACTGCATTTTTTCCGCATGCGCCTGACCATCCTGGGCGGGCTTGTCTTCGTCTGCTTTTCGCTGTTGCTGGCGCGCTTCATCTGGCTGCAGGTGATCAAGCACGAGGACTACGCGACCAAGGCCGAGGACAACCGCATCGCCGTGGTGCCCATCGTGCCCACGCGCGGCCTGATCCTCGATCGTAACGGCGTGGTATTGGCGCGCAATTACTCGGCCTATACGCTGGAAATCACGCCATCGAAATTGAGTGCCAGCCTCGATTCGGTGATCGACGAGCTGTCGACACTGGTGCAGATCGACATCAAGGACCGCCGCCGCTTCAAGAAGCTGCTGGAAGAGTCGAAGAACTTCGTCAGCGTGCCGCTGCGCACGCGCCTGACGGACGAGGAAGTGGCGCGCTTCACGGCGCAGCGCTTCCGCTTCCCCGGCGTCGAGGTGCAGGCGCGATTGTTCCGCCAGTATCCGATGGGCGAGGTGGCGTCGCACGTGGTGGGCTTCATCGGGCGCATCAACCGCAATGAAGCCAAGGCGCTGGAAGAGGGCGAGGACGCGGCCAACTACAACGGCACCGACCATATCGGCAAGGAAGGCCTGGAAAAAAGCTACGAAAAGCAGCTGCATGGCACCACCGGCTACGAAGAAGTGGAAGTGTCGGCTGGCGGGCGCGCCATGCGCACCCTGTCGCGCACGGCAGCGACGCCTGGTAACAACCTGATCCTGTCGATCGACATCGAACTGCAAAAAGTGGTCGAGGAAGCGTTTGGCGAATGGCGCGGCGCAGCCGTGGCGATCGACCCGGCCACGGGCGACATCCTGGCTTACGTCTCCAAGCCCGGCTACGACCCCAACCTGTTCGTCGACGGCATCGACCAGCAAAGCTGGAATGAACTCAATACCTCGCTGGACCGGCCGATGGTGAACCGTCCCCTGTCCGGCACCTACGCGCCCGGCTCGACCTTCAAGCCCTTCATGGCGCTGGCCGCACTCGAATTGGGCAAGCGCACGCCGAGCCAGTCGATTTCCGATCCCGGTTTCTTCATCCTCGGTGGCCACACCTTCCGCGACGACAAGGTGGGCGGCCATGGCACGGTGGACATGCACAAGTCCATCGTTGTCTCCTGCAACACCTATTACTATCAGCTGGGCCGCGACATGGGCATCGATGCCATCCACGACTTCATGAAGCCGTTCGGTTTCGGCCAGTTGACGGGCATCGACCTGAATAATGAAAAGACGGGCGTGCTGCCGTCGACGGAATGGAAGCGCAACCGCTTCAAGACGCCACAGCAGAAAAAATGGGTGGGCGGCGACACGATTTCGGTGAGTAACGGCTCCGGCTATAATTCCTACACGCCGCTGCAGATCGCCCACGCGACAGCCAACCTG is from Janthinobacterium sp. 61 and encodes:
- the mreC gene encoding rod shape-determining protein MreC; this translates as MEYSPPPLFKQGASARVKMMVFAGISIALLLVDSRMHALTAVRQAVGTVLYPVQMAALVPRDVALGVGNYFSSLSSLEKQVRDLKHEQIASAQIMQQAQLNIVENNHLRKLMEARERVPVKTLMAEVLYDTRDSATRKIVLDRGIQNGVELGRPVIDNLGVVGQVTRVFPFTSEVTLLTDEEQAIPVQLLRNGVRSVAIGRGKSGTMELRFTAPTADIQIGDIVITSGLDGLYPAGLAVARVTLVERNAHGPFGRVVCQPLAGIERNTQLLILMTSPEMPARPPTEEVKTGRKIAGKMAPIKDPVKEAAAGGAATAPATAPATPAAKPSASPVPKPAAPAAATTPAAVPPKEATR
- the mreD gene encoding rod shape-determining protein MreD, whose protein sequence is MNRPHYILLPVSPLFIGFSLLCAFLLNLLPWGQFVGVPDFVALVLVFWGIHQPRKVGIGVAFFMGLMMDVHDSTLLGENALAYTLLSYFAIMMHRRVLWFPILTQALHVLPLLLLTQALQLLTRLIVSGRFPGWLNFIESFVAVALWPFVTWILLAPQRRAVDRDHNRPI
- the mrdA gene encoding penicillin-binding protein 2 — its product is MTELKNTERELHFFRMRLTILGGLVFVCFSLLLARFIWLQVIKHEDYATKAEDNRIAVVPIVPTRGLILDRNGVVLARNYSAYTLEITPSKLSASLDSVIDELSTLVQIDIKDRRRFKKLLEESKNFVSVPLRTRLTDEEVARFTAQRFRFPGVEVQARLFRQYPMGEVASHVVGFIGRINRNEAKALEEGEDAANYNGTDHIGKEGLEKSYEKQLHGTTGYEEVEVSAGGRAMRTLSRTAATPGNNLILSIDIELQKVVEEAFGEWRGAAVAIDPATGDILAYVSKPGYDPNLFVDGIDQQSWNELNTSLDRPMVNRPLSGTYAPGSTFKPFMALAALELGKRTPSQSISDPGFFILGGHTFRDDKVGGHGTVDMHKSIVVSCNTYYYQLGRDMGIDAIHDFMKPFGFGQLTGIDLNNEKTGVLPSTEWKRNRFKTPQQKKWVGGDTISVSNGSGYNSYTPLQIAHATANLANNGVVMKPHLVKIIEDAATRARTLTVPKESYRIALKQENIDTIKRAMVGVTSEQGGTAARIFAGVQYTVGGKTGTAQVVGIKKNEKYNAKLLAERLRDNALFTAFAPADKPRIAIAIVVENAGFGAGVAAPIARKALDYYLLGKRPSDKEKDTTKVPKEDVDEVRTLEEITDEQAAPAPPARQ